One Sphaerisporangium krabiense DNA segment encodes these proteins:
- a CDS encoding helix-turn-helix transcriptional regulator, whose amino-acid sequence MRTDRLVAILLLLQRREQVTAAEVARELEVSERTARRDLDALAMAGVPVYSMQGRSGGWRLVGGARTDLSGLTASEARALFLVASPASAATPTVKAALRKLVHALPEPFRVQAEAAASSLVMDPQRWGSSRIEHRPPRFLDELQDAVIRGVQVRLGYVDREGTETERTVHPLGIVAKGPTWYLVANADAGRRTFRIDRVSSVEPTDDPVHRPEGFDLAESWREIADEVGRRRTPLEVQAVCTPEGIGKLRMGLGDRLEVGGSTSDGRIEVVIRGYNEYALAGELAGLVEWLEVTGPPGVRHHLTLIANALIERYG is encoded by the coding sequence CCCGAGAGCTGGAGGTCTCCGAGCGCACCGCCCGCCGTGACCTCGACGCCCTGGCCATGGCCGGGGTGCCCGTGTACTCCATGCAGGGCCGAAGCGGCGGCTGGCGCCTCGTGGGCGGCGCCCGCACCGACCTGTCCGGGCTGACCGCGAGTGAGGCCCGCGCCCTGTTCCTGGTCGCCAGCCCGGCCTCGGCTGCGACGCCGACCGTGAAAGCGGCTCTGCGCAAGCTCGTCCATGCCCTGCCGGAGCCCTTCCGGGTGCAGGCGGAGGCGGCGGCGTCGTCGTTGGTCATGGACCCGCAACGATGGGGGTCGAGTCGGATCGAGCACCGGCCACCTCGCTTCCTCGACGAACTCCAGGACGCGGTGATCCGCGGTGTCCAGGTGCGGCTCGGCTACGTCGACCGCGAAGGCACCGAAACCGAGAGAACCGTCCACCCGCTGGGCATCGTCGCCAAAGGACCGACGTGGTACCTCGTCGCTAACGCTGACGCCGGTCGGAGGACGTTCCGGATCGACCGCGTGTCATCCGTCGAGCCGACCGACGATCCCGTGCACCGGCCCGAGGGGTTCGACCTTGCCGAGAGCTGGAGGGAGATCGCCGACGAGGTCGGCCGAAGGCGAACACCCCTCGAAGTCCAGGCCGTGTGCACTCCCGAAGGGATCGGCAAGCTCCGAATGGGACTTGGGGACCGGCTTGAGGTTGGAGGTTCCACGAGCGACGGCCGCATCGAGGTCGTGATCCGCGGCTACAACGAGTACGCGCTCGCGGGCGAGCTCGCCGGACTGGTCGAATGGCTCGAAGTGACCGGCCCACCTGGTGTGCGGCACCACCTCACCTTGATCGCCAACGCGCTCATCGAGCGATACGGCTGA
- a CDS encoding NAD(P)/FAD-dependent oxidoreductase yields MSALSSVTVIGGGAVGLATAYYLRKADLDVTIIESGRPGCSTSWGNGGWLSPVLSIPTPGPGVPRMGVAESFQRDSAVAIRPLTAPSMIPWLLRFARHCTRSSFESGSARLGALSREMFDGFDELADLGVPVEVPRKGNLRACLTEAEARHQLAELAPMRAAGYAVPTRIMGHEEIHELEPELSDQVRSGFNLTEERHVDPGAFCNTLAEYLVKRGVRLHTGTRVTAVHASGGRVTAVETTGGQVRADALVIAAGLDTRRIAAWLGARLPMRGGKGYSFFVPSEHSPAHPLYLSHTKVGVTPLKGGYRVLGGMEIADETLRINPRMVRGMVRVARRYLRHMPANESVRELPHLWAGLRPMTPDGLPIIDHLPNLSNAYVNTGHGMLGVGLSMVSGAALTDFMLNGIRPDVLSPFGATRF; encoded by the coding sequence ATGAGCGCACTCTCGTCGGTCACCGTCATCGGAGGCGGCGCGGTCGGCCTGGCCACCGCCTACTACCTGCGGAAAGCCGATCTCGACGTCACGATCATCGAGTCGGGCCGGCCCGGCTGTTCGACCTCATGGGGCAACGGCGGCTGGCTCAGCCCGGTGCTGAGCATCCCGACGCCCGGACCGGGCGTGCCGCGCATGGGCGTCGCCGAGTCGTTCCAGCGTGACTCCGCCGTGGCGATCCGGCCGCTCACCGCGCCCAGCATGATCCCGTGGCTGCTGAGGTTCGCCCGCCACTGCACCCGGTCCTCCTTCGAGAGCGGCTCGGCCCGGCTGGGCGCGCTGTCACGCGAGATGTTCGACGGTTTCGACGAACTCGCCGACCTCGGCGTGCCGGTCGAGGTGCCGCGCAAGGGCAATCTGCGCGCCTGCCTGACCGAGGCCGAGGCCCGCCACCAACTCGCCGAGCTGGCCCCGATGCGCGCCGCCGGGTACGCCGTACCGACGCGGATCATGGGCCACGAGGAGATCCACGAGCTGGAGCCGGAGCTGTCGGACCAGGTGCGCAGCGGATTCAACCTGACCGAGGAGCGGCACGTCGATCCGGGGGCGTTCTGCAACACGCTGGCCGAGTACCTGGTCAAGCGGGGCGTGCGCCTGCACACCGGCACCCGGGTGACCGCGGTGCACGCCTCCGGCGGCCGGGTCACCGCCGTCGAGACCACCGGCGGGCAGGTGCGGGCCGACGCGCTGGTGATCGCCGCCGGGCTGGACACCCGCCGCATCGCCGCCTGGCTCGGCGCCCGGCTGCCCATGCGGGGCGGCAAGGGATACAGCTTCTTCGTGCCGTCCGAACACTCCCCCGCCCACCCTCTCTACCTGTCGCACACCAAGGTCGGGGTGACCCCGCTGAAGGGTGGTTACCGGGTACTGGGCGGCATGGAGATCGCCGACGAGACACTGCGGATCAACCCGCGGATGGTCCGCGGCATGGTCCGCGTCGCCCGCCGCTACCTGCGGCACATGCCGGCGAACGAGTCGGTGCGGGAACTGCCCCACCTGTGGGCGGGCCTCCGCCCGATGACCCCTGACGGCCTCCCGATCATCGACCACCTCCCCAACCTGTCCAACGCCTACGTCAACACCGGCCACGGCATGCTCGGCGTCGGCCTGTCCATGGTCTCGGGCGCCGCCCTGACGGATTTCATGCTGAACGGCATCCGCCCCGACGTCCTCTCCCCCTTCGGCGCGACCCGCTTCTGA
- a CDS encoding NAD(P)/FAD-dependent oxidoreductase, with protein sequence METMRPAVAVVGAGPAGLTAAAALAGLVDGEILVLEREQVPGGIPRHSDHTGYGLRDLHRVMSGPAYARLLHRRAERAGARVLTEATVTRVSDGRELEVTTPSGLVRVEPRALVLATGARERPRPARLITGDRGAGVYTTGHLQNLVHLHHGRPGKRAVIVGAELVSWSAVLTLREAGCRTVLMTTQQPVPESYAAFHLPGRALLRVPVATRTRLVSIEGDAGRVSAVVVEQAGTGRRRRVECDTVVVTGDWIPDHELARGTGLRLDPSSRGPVVDTALRTSRPGVFAAGNLIHPVDTADIAALDGRHVAAAVHRWLADDQPGEIAFDIQVDAPLRWVAPSMVRRGDPPPSRGRLLLWTDTLVRSPVVQVHQAGRLLTRRRVPWPASPGRVFRVPWSSLARAVPGAGPVRLSLAG encoded by the coding sequence ATGGAGACGATGAGGCCCGCGGTGGCCGTCGTCGGCGCGGGGCCCGCCGGGCTGACCGCCGCCGCCGCGCTGGCCGGTCTGGTCGACGGCGAGATCCTGGTGCTGGAGCGCGAACAAGTGCCGGGAGGCATCCCCCGGCACAGCGACCACACCGGCTACGGCCTCCGCGACCTGCACCGGGTGATGAGCGGGCCGGCATACGCCCGGCTGCTGCACCGCCGCGCCGAGCGAGCCGGGGCGCGCGTCCTCACCGAAGCCACGGTCACCCGGGTGTCCGACGGCCGCGAGCTGGAGGTGACCACTCCGTCCGGGCTGGTGCGCGTCGAGCCCCGCGCGCTCGTGCTGGCCACCGGCGCCCGCGAACGGCCGAGGCCGGCCCGGCTGATCACCGGTGACCGAGGCGCCGGGGTCTACACCACCGGCCACCTGCAGAACCTGGTCCACCTCCATCACGGGCGGCCCGGAAAGCGGGCGGTCATCGTCGGGGCCGAGCTGGTGAGCTGGTCGGCGGTGCTGACCCTGCGCGAGGCGGGCTGCCGCACCGTGCTGATGACCACGCAGCAACCGGTCCCGGAGTCCTACGCCGCCTTCCACCTGCCGGGCCGGGCCCTGCTCCGGGTTCCCGTGGCCACCCGCACCCGCCTGGTCTCCATCGAGGGCGACGCCGGCCGGGTGAGCGCCGTGGTCGTCGAGCAGGCCGGCACCGGACGGCGGCGCCGGGTCGAGTGCGACACCGTAGTGGTGACCGGCGACTGGATCCCCGACCACGAGCTCGCCCGGGGCACCGGTCTCCGTCTCGACCCGAGCAGCCGTGGCCCGGTCGTGGACACCGCGCTGCGCACCAGCCGCCCGGGCGTCTTCGCCGCCGGCAACCTGATCCATCCCGTCGACACCGCCGACATCGCCGCCCTGGACGGCCGGCACGTGGCCGCCGCCGTCCATCGCTGGCTGGCCGACGATCAGCCCGGCGAGATCGCGTTCGACATCCAGGTGGACGCCCCCCTGCGCTGGGTGGCCCCGTCGATGGTCCGCCGCGGCGACCCACCTCCCTCCCGAGGCCGCCTGCTGCTGTGGACCGACACCCTGGTCCGCTCGCCCGTCGTACAGGTCCACCAGGCCGGCCGCCTGCTCACCCGTCGCCGTGTCCCGTGGCCCGCCTCCCCCGGCCGGGTGTTCCGCGTCCCCTGGTCGTCGCTCGCGCGGGCCGTGCCCGGCGCGGGGCCGGTACGGCTCTCGCTAGCGGGATGA
- a CDS encoding NAD(P)/FAD-dependent oxidoreductase: MRIHDVAIIGAGVVGCAVARELAAFELDVALVEARDDVGDATSKANTALLHTGFDATPGTLESRLVARGYAQLSRYAGETGISVEPTGALLVAWDEDQLAALPGLGDKAVANGYHAAEIVGRDTVYETVPALGPGALGGMTVPGESIVDPWSTTLAFAYDALARGVDLRLGARVESVDAGPDLTTLHTSRGDITARWVVNAAGLGADVIDGLFGHRRFSVTARRGELIVFDTAARPLAPKIVLPVPTSRGKGVLISPTVFGNVMLGPTSEDLQDRTDTSTSEAGIASLLEKGRRIMPSLLEEEITTSYAGLRAATEHGDYVVDVDAGQRYACLGGIRSTGLTASMSIAEHLRDLLDEAGLPLKPRSDLPPPVRVPVLGEAFTRPYQSDELIRADAEYGRIVCFCEKVTRGEVRDAFAAPIPPHDLNGLRRRTRATLGRCQGFFCGAEVGRLFAEATGTEA; encoded by the coding sequence ATGAGGATCCATGACGTCGCGATCATCGGGGCCGGGGTGGTCGGGTGCGCCGTGGCCCGTGAGCTGGCCGCGTTCGAGCTGGACGTGGCGCTGGTCGAGGCCCGTGACGACGTGGGCGACGCCACCAGCAAGGCCAACACCGCGCTCCTGCACACCGGCTTCGACGCCACCCCCGGCACGCTGGAGTCCCGGCTGGTGGCTCGTGGCTACGCGCAGCTGTCGCGGTATGCCGGCGAGACGGGCATCTCGGTCGAGCCGACCGGGGCCCTTCTGGTCGCCTGGGACGAGGACCAGCTCGCCGCGCTGCCGGGACTCGGGGACAAGGCCGTCGCCAACGGCTACCACGCCGCCGAGATCGTCGGCCGCGACACCGTCTACGAGACCGTCCCCGCCCTCGGACCAGGCGCCCTCGGCGGGATGACCGTGCCCGGCGAGTCGATCGTCGATCCGTGGTCCACCACGCTCGCCTTCGCCTACGACGCGCTGGCCCGAGGCGTCGACCTGCGACTCGGCGCCCGCGTCGAGTCGGTGGACGCCGGGCCGGACCTGACCACGCTGCACACCTCGCGGGGCGACATCACGGCCCGGTGGGTGGTCAACGCGGCCGGGCTCGGCGCGGACGTCATCGACGGCCTCTTCGGCCACCGGCGGTTCTCCGTGACGGCCCGGCGAGGCGAACTGATCGTGTTCGACACGGCTGCCCGGCCGCTGGCGCCGAAGATCGTGCTGCCGGTGCCGACCTCACGCGGCAAGGGGGTGCTGATCAGCCCGACCGTGTTCGGCAACGTGATGCTCGGTCCTACCTCCGAAGACCTGCAGGACCGCACCGACACCTCCACCTCCGAGGCCGGCATCGCATCGCTGCTGGAGAAGGGCCGCCGGATCATGCCGTCACTCCTGGAGGAAGAGATCACCACCTCCTACGCCGGACTCCGCGCCGCCACCGAGCACGGCGACTACGTCGTCGACGTGGACGCCGGGCAGCGCTACGCGTGCCTCGGCGGGATCCGCTCCACCGGGCTCACCGCGAGCATGAGCATCGCCGAGCACCTGCGTGACCTGCTCGACGAGGCCGGGCTGCCGCTCAAGCCGCGCTCCGATCTGCCACCGCCGGTGCGGGTGCCGGTGCTCGGCGAGGCGTTCACCCGGCCGTACCAGAGTGACGAGCTGATCAGAGCGGACGCCGAGTACGGGCGGATCGTGTGCTTCTGCGAGAAGGTGACGAGGGGCGAGGTCCGCGACGCGTTCGCCGCGCCGATTCCGCCGCACGATCTGAACGGACTGCGCCGCCGCACCCGCGCGACGCTGGGCCGCTGCCAGGGGTTCTTCTGCGGCGCCGAAGTCGGCCGGCTGTTCGCCGAGGCCACCGGAACGGAGGCCTGA